One stretch of Bordetella avium DNA includes these proteins:
- the dnaX gene encoding DNA polymerase III subunit gamma/tau, whose product MTYLVLARKWRPRSFDTLVGQDHVVRALTHALDTQRLHHAWLFTGTRGVGKTTLSRILAKSLNCETGITSKPCGVCRACTEIDAGRFVDYLELDAASNRGVEEMTQLLEQAVYAPGAGRFKVYMIDEVHMLTGHAFNAMLKTLEEPPPHVKFILATTDPQKIPVTVLSRCLQFNLKQMPPESIVGHLQAVLGQEQIGFEVPALRLIGQAASGSMRDALSLTDQAIAYSAGNLTEEAVRGMLGTIDQRHLVRLLDALTAGDARSVLAVADELSTRGLSYTGALADFAVLLSRVAIEQRVAGATPGDDPLAQDVARLAANLHPDAVQLFYSVAVHSRSELSLAPDEYAGFVMACLRMLALNGEAGPATQIEAPRAASPAPVAVPVAKAVDAVRPAEAPVGTAEPPPAVAAVPAPAEPAPAAAAPEPAVLPPWEEAPVAVAEDAVVPQEAAPAQAVKNDSPPSWVEELIPDDAQEAYAPQAYTQDPDDDFETLAVEAPAPVVPRVAPPRAPRQSRARLSDMSAQNWPDLAARLPVTGLAAELARQSEWAGVQGDAVMLRVAVRTLAESESRVRLQTVLCEHFGQGLRLEIEVGSTGDATAHAVARIERAARQQAAEDAVAADPFVQALINDFGGHVVPGSVRAVEPPAA is encoded by the coding sequence ATGACTTATCTGGTTCTGGCCCGAAAGTGGCGTCCGCGATCCTTTGATACCCTGGTCGGCCAGGATCACGTTGTGCGCGCCTTGACGCATGCGCTGGATACTCAGCGGTTGCACCACGCCTGGTTGTTCACCGGCACTCGCGGTGTCGGCAAAACGACGCTCTCGCGCATTCTGGCCAAATCCCTGAACTGCGAAACCGGCATCACCTCCAAGCCCTGCGGTGTCTGCCGCGCTTGCACCGAGATCGATGCCGGCCGCTTTGTCGATTATCTGGAGCTCGACGCGGCGTCCAACCGCGGCGTCGAAGAAATGACCCAGCTGCTGGAGCAGGCCGTCTACGCGCCGGGCGCCGGCCGCTTCAAGGTCTACATGATCGACGAAGTCCATATGCTTACGGGTCACGCGTTCAACGCCATGTTGAAAACGCTCGAAGAGCCGCCGCCGCACGTCAAGTTCATACTCGCCACCACCGATCCGCAGAAAATTCCGGTCACGGTGCTGTCCCGTTGCTTGCAATTCAACCTGAAGCAGATGCCGCCCGAGTCCATCGTGGGGCATTTGCAGGCCGTCTTGGGTCAGGAGCAGATCGGTTTCGAAGTGCCGGCCCTGCGCCTGATCGGGCAGGCCGCGTCGGGCTCGATGCGCGATGCGCTCTCTCTTACCGATCAGGCCATCGCCTATAGCGCGGGCAACCTCACCGAAGAGGCTGTGCGAGGGATGTTGGGCACGATCGATCAGCGTCATCTGGTGCGCCTGCTCGATGCACTCACCGCTGGCGATGCCCGCAGTGTGCTGGCGGTGGCCGATGAGCTCTCCACACGGGGCCTGTCGTACACCGGCGCCTTGGCCGATTTCGCCGTCCTGCTCTCGCGTGTCGCGATTGAGCAGCGCGTGGCGGGCGCGACGCCGGGCGATGATCCGCTGGCGCAGGATGTTGCGCGCTTGGCGGCCAATCTGCATCCCGACGCGGTTCAGCTTTTCTATTCCGTCGCGGTGCACAGCCGTAGTGAATTGAGCCTGGCGCCCGATGAGTACGCTGGGTTTGTGATGGCCTGTTTGCGTATGTTGGCCCTCAATGGCGAGGCTGGCCCCGCCACTCAGATCGAGGCGCCGCGCGCGGCATCGCCTGCGCCTGTGGCCGTACCGGTCGCCAAGGCGGTTGACGCTGTTAGGCCGGCCGAAGCGCCTGTCGGCACCGCTGAGCCGCCGCCTGCCGTCGCGGCTGTCCCTGCGCCGGCCGAGCCCGCGCCCGCCGCTGCGGCGCCCGAGCCTGCTGTCCTGCCGCCTTGGGAAGAGGCGCCGGTCGCTGTGGCCGAGGATGCTGTCGTGCCGCAAGAGGCAGCGCCGGCGCAGGCCGTAAAGAATGACAGCCCGCCTTCCTGGGTGGAAGAGCTTATTCCTGACGATGCCCAAGAGGCTTATGCGCCGCAGGCCTACACCCAGGACCCCGATGACGACTTCGAAACCCTGGCCGTCGAAGCGCCTGCTCCCGTTGTGCCGCGTGTCGCCCCACCACGTGCGCCGCGACAGTCGCGTGCCCGCCTGAGCGATATGTCGGCCCAGAACTGGCCAGACCTGGCGGCGCGCCTGCCGGTCACCGGCCTGGCGGCCGAGTTGGCTCGCCAAAGCGAATGGGCTGGCGTGCAGGGTGATGCGGTCATGTTGCGCGTCGCCGTGCGCACGCTTGCGGAAAGCGAGAGCCGGGTGCGTTTGCAGACCGTGCTGTGCGAGCATTTTGGCCAGGGTTTGCGTTTGGAAATCGAGGTGGGCTCCACGGGTGACGCCACCGCTCATGCGGTCGCACGCATTGAGCGCGCGGCGCGTCAGCAGGCCGCCGAAGACGCCGTCGCGGCCGATCCCTTCGTGCAGGCCCTGATCAACGATTTTGGCGGTCACGTCGTGCCGGGCTCGGTACGCGCCGTCGAACCGCCGGCCG